In one window of Meiothermus sp. DNA:
- a CDS encoding sulfurtransferase produces MSYANPDVLVSTDWVLEHHQDPDIRILEVNEDILLYDTGHIPGSQKIDWQADLWDDTIREFIQPHELAALFERLGISNDTTIVLYGDKNNWWAAYAFWFFSYNGHKHLKLMNGGRIKWTQENKPLTTEVPTYPKGNYTPGKRDPSLRAFRDEVLAHLEKVKAGRGALVDVRSPAEFTGEKTHMPEYPQEGVLRGGHIPGAKSIPWATTVNPDGTFKSADELRAIYEPKGVTPEKEVIAYCRIAERSSHSWFVLKHLLGYPNVKNYDGSWTEWGNAVGVPIEKGPEK; encoded by the coding sequence ATGAGCTATGCCAACCCCGATGTGCTGGTTTCCACCGACTGGGTGCTGGAGCACCACCAGGATCCCGATATCCGGATTCTCGAGGTCAACGAGGACATTCTGCTCTACGACACCGGCCATATCCCCGGCAGTCAGAAGATCGACTGGCAGGCCGACCTCTGGGACGACACCATCCGCGAGTTTATCCAACCCCACGAGCTGGCCGCCCTGTTTGAGCGTTTGGGCATCTCCAACGACACCACCATCGTGCTCTATGGCGACAAAAACAACTGGTGGGCGGCCTATGCGTTCTGGTTCTTCAGCTACAACGGACACAAACACCTCAAGCTGATGAACGGCGGGCGCATCAAGTGGACACAAGAAAACAAACCCCTCACCACCGAAGTTCCCACCTATCCCAAGGGCAACTACACGCCTGGAAAGCGCGACCCCAGCCTGCGGGCCTTCCGCGACGAGGTACTGGCACACCTGGAAAAGGTCAAAGCGGGCAGGGGCGCACTGGTGGACGTGCGTAGTCCTGCAGAGTTTACCGGCGAAAAAACGCACATGCCGGAGTACCCCCAGGAGGGGGTGCTGCGGGGGGGGCACATTCCTGGCGCCAAAAGCATTCCCTGGGCCACCACCGTCAACCCCGACGGCACCTTTAAGAGCGCTGACGAGCTGCGCGCCATTTACGAGCCCAAAGGCGTGACCCCCGAAAAAGAGGTAATCGCTTACTGCCGCATCGCCGAGCGCAGCAGCCATAGCTGGTTTGTGCTCAAGCACCTGCTGGGCTACCCCAACGTCAAGAACTACGACGGAAGCTGGACCGAGTGGGGCAATGCGGTGGGCGTTCCTATCG
- a CDS encoding Rrf2 family transcriptional regulator has protein sequence MRLSKTDIYAFKTLGYLGTQPPGRLVGSEELSQATGVRHTYLVRILAALVGHNLVVSKKGQGGGYTLPRPPEEINLRDVIRAVDGPIAPLACISLNWPKACAKEAHCHARSAVWLKVRDAVLQSLSQVSVADLAADFRQGVDYSECLDHLLPSSELLTRRVPNHSPGPSHPSVSLPQLARPSLP, from the coding sequence ATGCGCCTCTCCAAGACGGACATCTATGCCTTCAAAACCCTGGGCTACCTGGGCACCCAGCCCCCTGGGCGCCTGGTGGGAAGCGAGGAGCTCAGCCAGGCCACAGGTGTGCGGCACACCTACCTGGTGCGGATTCTGGCTGCGCTGGTCGGGCACAATCTGGTGGTTTCCAAAAAGGGGCAAGGCGGGGGGTATACGCTGCCTCGCCCTCCCGAGGAAATCAATCTGCGCGACGTGATCCGGGCTGTAGATGGGCCCATTGCCCCGCTGGCCTGCATCAGCCTGAACTGGCCCAAAGCTTGCGCTAAGGAAGCGCACTGCCACGCCCGTAGCGCGGTCTGGCTCAAGGTGCGCGATGCTGTTTTACAAAGCCTGAGCCAGGTGAGCGTGGCCGACCTGGCCGCCGACTTCCGCCAGGGGGTGGACTACTCAGAGTGCCTGGATCACCTGCTACCCTCGAGCGAGCTGCTCACCCGCCGGGTACCAAACCACTCACCCGGCCCAAGCCATCCAAGCGTTAGCCTGCCGCAGTTGGCCAGGCCCAGCCTACCGTGA
- a CDS encoding nitrilase-related carbon-nitrogen hydrolase, with translation MRVHLIAVQTELQTAPYTSAQAFNRYVLELTRAATEGLPQDEPRILAFPEAFALPLVFWLETSRAVLEAKTSLQAAMQLLREHWPALLRPGVWSPAALYHLRAPLVWPVYEQAFQEAAQAVRAYIVAGSIFSPHMDWEPVQGLHPRGKGVYNLSLVISPQGTVLGRIPKVHLTAEERHAFLTGGQPGRHTLKTRLGTLANLICLDAFHDDLIEQADAAGAWLVVQPSANAARWEGPWSADPREIEGSGLAARRAG, from the coding sequence ATGCGGGTGCATCTGATTGCCGTTCAAACCGAGCTGCAGACCGCGCCCTACACCAGCGCCCAGGCCTTCAATCGGTATGTGCTCGAGCTAACCCGGGCCGCTACGGAGGGCCTGCCCCAGGACGAACCCCGCATTCTGGCCTTCCCCGAGGCGTTTGCCCTGCCCCTGGTGTTCTGGCTGGAAACCTCGAGGGCTGTGCTCGAGGCCAAAACCAGCCTGCAGGCTGCTATGCAGTTGCTCCGCGAGCACTGGCCCGCACTCCTGCGGCCTGGCGTCTGGAGTCCCGCCGCGCTGTACCATCTGCGCGCCCCGCTGGTATGGCCGGTGTATGAGCAAGCTTTTCAGGAAGCCGCTCAGGCAGTCCGCGCCTACATTGTGGCCGGCAGTATTTTCAGCCCGCACATGGACTGGGAACCGGTGCAGGGCCTCCATCCCAGGGGCAAGGGCGTTTACAACCTCTCGCTCGTCATTTCACCCCAGGGCACCGTGCTGGGGCGCATCCCCAAGGTTCATTTGACCGCCGAGGAACGCCACGCGTTTCTGACGGGCGGTCAACCCGGCAGGCACACCCTAAAGACCCGCCTGGGCACCCTGGCCAACCTGATCTGCCTGGACGCTTTTCACGACGACCTGATCGAGCAAGCCGACGCCGCCGGGGCCTGGCTGGTGGTGCAACCCTCGGCCAACGCTGCGCGCTGGGAGGGGCCCTGGAGCGCCGACCCCAGGGAGATAGAGGGCAGTGGTCTGGCTGCGCGAAGGGCTGGCTAA
- a CDS encoding TlpA disulfide reductase family protein — protein sequence MKGWMWGLIPLGLLAGFWLLQPRAGSKVEVLPSFTLTQLDGQTANLIDFKGKPIVLNAWASWCGPCRREMPLLVEAARANPQFHFVFLNISDGPEAVRAFERELGLKIPNVLLDPDAKLSDPLRIQGLPVTLLYDAQGKLVNRHIGEISAAELEGLLKEF from the coding sequence ATGAAAGGTTGGATGTGGGGTCTGATACCGCTGGGGCTGTTGGCGGGTTTTTGGCTATTGCAACCTCGAGCCGGGTCCAAAGTGGAGGTACTGCCCTCTTTTACCCTTACGCAACTAGACGGACAAACGGCCAACCTGATCGATTTCAAAGGTAAACCCATTGTGCTCAATGCCTGGGCTAGTTGGTGTGGGCCCTGCCGCCGTGAAATGCCCCTGTTGGTAGAAGCCGCCAGGGCCAACCCGCAGTTTCATTTCGTGTTCTTGAACATTAGCGATGGCCCCGAGGCTGTGCGGGCCTTCGAGAGAGAGCTGGGCCTCAAAATACCCAATGTCTTGCTCGACCCTGATGCCAAACTGAGCGATCCGCTCCGAATCCAGGGCTTGCCGGTCACGCTCCTCTACGATGCCCAGGGAAAGCTGGTAAACCGGCACATCGGCGAGATAAGCGCTGCTGAACTTGAAGGACTGCTCAAAGAGTTTTAG
- a CDS encoding Fur family transcriptional regulator: MERSTRQRQAIREVMTELNRPLSPTEVLEAARAKVPGLGIATVYRTLKSLIEEGSAVAVELPGEAPRYELAGKKHHHHFHCTRCGKVFELEGCPGDFTFMVPKGFKTEKHEIVLYGRCTDCLH, translated from the coding sequence ATGGAACGCTCGACCCGCCAGCGGCAGGCTATTCGAGAGGTGATGACCGAACTCAACCGCCCGCTCTCCCCTACCGAAGTCCTCGAGGCCGCCCGCGCTAAAGTCCCGGGCCTCGGCATCGCCACGGTCTACCGCACCCTCAAAAGCCTGATCGAGGAGGGCAGCGCCGTAGCGGTCGAACTTCCCGGCGAAGCACCTCGCTACGAGCTAGCAGGCAAAAAACACCATCACCACTTCCACTGCACCAGGTGTGGCAAGGTCTTCGAGCTCGAGGGCTGCCCGGGCGATTTTACCTTCATGGTGCCCAAAGGTTTCAAAACCGAAAAACACGAAATCGTGCTCTATGGACGCTGCACCGATTGCTTGCACTAG
- a CDS encoding metal ABC transporter substrate-binding protein has protein sequence MKFILPMGFLLMLGLGVGLAQPVQVAATTGFIADMVRNVGGSRVSVVQVVPNGSDPHSFEPRPSVVQAISRARVFFANGLSLEPFFEKLEAQLPQNARIVELADGMPDLIKAGEKEAHADEHGHEHAGYDPHLWLDPTYGIRYVEKIRDILSAVDPAGRSMYTQNASRYIAQIRQADTAVQRCLAEIPQNRRVLVSQHEALRYFNRHYRLKSIGTIADFAGQERGPASLARLAQAMKKENVRVIFVEPQFSQSQARALAEATGARIARIYSDAFDNTVNTYLKLIQANGQAICRVFK, from the coding sequence ATGAAATTTATTCTCCCAATGGGATTTTTGCTGATGCTCGGGCTGGGTGTGGGCCTGGCTCAGCCGGTACAGGTCGCAGCGACCACGGGCTTTATTGCCGATATGGTGCGTAATGTGGGAGGAAGCCGTGTCAGTGTGGTGCAGGTCGTCCCCAACGGCAGTGACCCACACAGCTTTGAGCCGCGCCCGTCAGTAGTCCAGGCCATCAGCCGGGCCAGGGTCTTTTTTGCCAATGGACTCTCCCTCGAGCCCTTTTTCGAGAAGCTCGAGGCCCAGCTTCCCCAAAACGCCCGCATCGTCGAGCTGGCCGATGGAATGCCAGACCTGATCAAGGCCGGTGAAAAAGAAGCCCATGCTGATGAGCACGGTCACGAACACGCCGGGTACGACCCCCACCTCTGGCTCGACCCCACCTACGGCATCCGCTACGTGGAGAAAATCCGCGATATCCTCTCGGCAGTGGATCCTGCCGGACGCTCTATGTATACCCAGAATGCATCGCGTTATATTGCCCAGATCCGCCAGGCCGATACCGCCGTACAACGCTGCCTGGCCGAGATTCCACAGAACCGGCGCGTTCTGGTTTCCCAGCACGAGGCGCTCCGTTACTTCAACCGCCACTACCGGCTCAAAAGCATCGGCACCATTGCCGACTTTGCCGGACAGGAACGCGGCCCGGCCAGTCTGGCCCGGCTGGCCCAGGCCATGAAGAAGGAAAATGTCCGGGTGATTTTTGTGGAGCCCCAGTTCTCTCAAAGCCAGGCGCGGGCGCTGGCCGAGGCCACCGGGGCCAGGATCGCCCGTATCTACTCCGACGCCTTCGACAACACAGTCAATACCTACCTCAAACTCATCCAGGCCAACGGGCAGGCTATCTGTCGGGTCTTCAAGTAG